One window of Mus caroli chromosome 11, CAROLI_EIJ_v1.1, whole genome shotgun sequence genomic DNA carries:
- the Fgf11 gene encoding fibroblast growth factor 11 isoform X3, giving the protein MAALASSLIRQKREVREPGGSRPVSAQRRVCPRGTKSLCQKQLLILLSKVRLCGGRPTRQDRGPEPQLKGIVTKLFCRQGFYLQANPDGSIQGTPEDTSSFTHFNLIPVGLRVVTIQSAKLGHYMAMNAEGLLYSSRRSGRAWYLGLDKEGRVMKGNRVKKTKAAAHFVPKLLEVAMYREPSLHSVPETSPSSPPAH; this is encoded by the exons ATGGCGGCGTTGGCCAGTAGCCTGATCCGACAGAAGCGGGAGGTCCGCGAGCCCGGGGGCAGCCGGCCCGTGTCGGCGCAGCGGCGCGTGTGTCCCCGCGGTACCAAGTCACTTTGCCAGAAGCAGCTCCTCATCCTGCTGTCCAAGGTGCGACTGTGCGGGGGGCGGCCCACGCGACAGGACCGCGGCCCAG agcctcagcTCAAAGGCATCGTCACCAAACTGTTCTGCCGCCAGGGTTTCTACCTCCAGGCGAATCCCGATGGGAGTATCCAGGGCACCCCAGAGGACACCAGCTCCTTCA cccacttCAATCTGATTCCTGTGGGACTCCGTGTGGTCACCATCCAGAGTGCCAAGCTGGGTCACTACATGGCCATGAACGCTGAGGGGCTATTGTACAGCTCG CGTCGTTCTGGCCGGGCCTGGTACCTAGGCCTGGACAAGGAAGGCCGGGTCATGAAGGGAAACCGAGTCAAGAAGACCAAGGCAGCTGCCCACTTTGTGCCCAAGCTCCTGGAGG TGGCCATGTACCGGGAGCCTTCTCTCCACAGTGTCCCTGAGACCTCCCCTTCCAGTCCCCCTGCCCACTGA
- the Fgf11 gene encoding fibroblast growth factor 11 isoform X1, with protein sequence MAALASSLIRQKREVREPGGSRPVSAQRRVCPRGTKSLCQKQLLILLSKVRLCGGRPTRQDRGPEPQLKGIVTKLFCRQGFYLQANPDGSIQGTPEDTSSFTHFNLIPVGLRVVTIQSAKLGHYMAMNAEGLLYSSPHFTAECRFKECVFENYYVLYASALYRQRRSGRAWYLGLDKEGRVMKGNRVKKTKAAAHFVPKLLEVAMYREPSLHSVPETSPSSPPAH encoded by the exons ATGGCGGCGTTGGCCAGTAGCCTGATCCGACAGAAGCGGGAGGTCCGCGAGCCCGGGGGCAGCCGGCCCGTGTCGGCGCAGCGGCGCGTGTGTCCCCGCGGTACCAAGTCACTTTGCCAGAAGCAGCTCCTCATCCTGCTGTCCAAGGTGCGACTGTGCGGGGGGCGGCCCACGCGACAGGACCGCGGCCCAG agcctcagcTCAAAGGCATCGTCACCAAACTGTTCTGCCGCCAGGGTTTCTACCTCCAGGCGAATCCCGATGGGAGTATCCAGGGCACCCCAGAGGACACCAGCTCCTTCA cccacttCAATCTGATTCCTGTGGGACTCCGTGTGGTCACCATCCAGAGTGCCAAGCTGGGTCACTACATGGCCATGAACGCTGAGGGGCTATTGTACAGCTCG ccgCATTTCACAGCAGAGTGTCGCTTTAAGGAGTGCGTCTTTGAGAATTACTATGTCCTGTATGCCTCTGCTCTCTACCGTCAGCGTCGTTCTGGCCGGGCCTGGTACCTAGGCCTGGACAAGGAAGGCCGGGTCATGAAGGGAAACCGAGTCAAGAAGACCAAGGCAGCTGCCCACTTTGTGCCCAAGCTCCTGGAGG TGGCCATGTACCGGGAGCCTTCTCTCCACAGTGTCCCTGAGACCTCCCCTTCCAGTCCCCCTGCCCACTGA
- the Fgf11 gene encoding fibroblast growth factor 11 isoform X2: MAALASSLIRQKREVREPGGSRPVSAQRRVCPRGTKSLCQKQLLILLSKVRLCGGRPTRQDRGPEPQLKGIVTKLFCRQGFYLQANPDGSIQGTPEDTSSFTHFNLIPVGLRVVTIQSAKLGHYMAMNAEGLLYSSPHFTAECRFKECVFENYYVLYASALYRQRRSGRAWYLGLDKEGRVMKGNRVKKTKAAAHFVPKLLEGGYGLQKSGHVPGAFSPQCP; the protein is encoded by the exons ATGGCGGCGTTGGCCAGTAGCCTGATCCGACAGAAGCGGGAGGTCCGCGAGCCCGGGGGCAGCCGGCCCGTGTCGGCGCAGCGGCGCGTGTGTCCCCGCGGTACCAAGTCACTTTGCCAGAAGCAGCTCCTCATCCTGCTGTCCAAGGTGCGACTGTGCGGGGGGCGGCCCACGCGACAGGACCGCGGCCCAG agcctcagcTCAAAGGCATCGTCACCAAACTGTTCTGCCGCCAGGGTTTCTACCTCCAGGCGAATCCCGATGGGAGTATCCAGGGCACCCCAGAGGACACCAGCTCCTTCA cccacttCAATCTGATTCCTGTGGGACTCCGTGTGGTCACCATCCAGAGTGCCAAGCTGGGTCACTACATGGCCATGAACGCTGAGGGGCTATTGTACAGCTCG ccgCATTTCACAGCAGAGTGTCGCTTTAAGGAGTGCGTCTTTGAGAATTACTATGTCCTGTATGCCTCTGCTCTCTACCGTCAGCGTCGTTCTGGCCGGGCCTGGTACCTAGGCCTGGACAAGGAAGGCCGGGTCATGAAGGGAAACCGAGTCAAGAAGACCAAGGCAGCTGCCCACTTTGTGCCCAAGCTCCTGGAGGGTGGGTATGGGCTCCAGAAAAG TGGCCATGTACCGGGAGCCTTCTCTCCACAGTGTCCCTGA
- the Tmem102 gene encoding transmembrane protein 102, translating to MASTVWGGAPWWGPPPPAPARPLTDIDFCSGAQLQELTQLIQELGVQESWSEGPKPGADLLQAKDFVFALLGLVHRQDPRFPPQAELLLLRGGIREGSLDLGHAPLGPYSRGPHYDAGFTLLVPVFSLDGTGPELLLDLESCSAWLRLPELMRGILVREAWKDCLGPPVPEESDMTHQTHSKESPTDRENSVDLSYDYVPEPEPHMSLQKSSSDLSESQSSYKDITNPETPEPLETLSNDALDADESQVPKPSEAPKAWPTLCPTQVTSWFFVKLAEVAESLIPVPGAPRLVHAARHAGVTTVLLATPEPPRHLLLFDLIPVVTVTGWPDTARSHSWAGPLVSESASFYLVPGSLPEQPSTSGWQLCFARQELALKERIPAPLLQAHAAAQALLRPLVAGTRAAAPYLLRTLLYWACERLPALYLARPENAGACCLGLLDELSRVLEAGALPHYFLSGRKLRVGDGSAALRGALAQLRGDPAQALREAVEEAKVARKGGGLAGVGGGTH from the exons ATGGCTTCCACCGTCTGGGGGGGTGCCCCCTGGTGGGgcccaccacccccagccccagcccggCCTCTCACAGACATAGACTTCTGCTCAGGCGCCCAGCTGCAGGAGCTCACTCAGTTAATTCAGGAGCTCGGTGTTCAGGAGAGTTGGAGTGAAGGGCCCAAGCCTGGAGCTGATCTTCTCCAAGCCAAGGATTTTGTTTTCGCTCTACTCG GTCTGGTTCACCGCCAAGACCCTCGTTTTCCACCCCAGGCAGAACTCTTGCTGCTTCGTGGTGGGATTCGCGAAGGTTCCCTAGATTTAGGGCACGCCCCCTTAGGTCCCTACTCCCGGGGACCTCATTACGATGCCGGCTTTACACTCCTTGTGCCTGTGTTTTCTCTGGATGGCACTGGGCCCGAGCTGCTACTGGATCTGGAATCCTGTTCTGCATGGCTCCGCCTTCCAGAACTGATGCGTGGAATTTTGGTCCGGGAGGCCTGGAAGGATTGCCTAGGACCTCCTGTTCCAGAAGAAAGTGATATGACTCACCAAACCCATAGCAAAGAGAGTCCCACCGACCGGGAAAACTCTGTAGATCTGTCATATGATTATGTCCCTGAACCTGAGCCACACATGTCTTTGCAAAAATCATCTAGTGACCTTTCAGAGTCCCAGTCGTCTTATAAGGACATTACCAATCCTGAAACTCCTGAACCATTGGAAACACTGAGCAACGACGCCTTGGACGCCGACGAAAGCCAAGTCCCAAAGCCCTCGGAGGCTCCAAAGGCATGGCCCACATTATGCCCGACCCAAGTAACTTCATGGTTCTTCGTTAAGTTGGCTGAGGTTGCTGAGTCCCTGATCCCGGTCCCAGGCGCCCCACGGCTAGTTCATGCAGCTCGTCACGCAGGTGTCACCACGGTCCTCCTGGCAACTCCAGAGCCCCCACGCCACCTCCTGCTCTTCGACTTGATCCCGGTGGTGACCGTGACAGGCTGGCCTGACACGGCTCGGAGCCACTCGTGGGCGGGTCCACTGGTCTCTGAATCGGCCTCTTTCTACCTAGTGCCGGGCAGCCTCCCAGAGCAGCCGAGCACCTCTGGATGGCAGCTGTGCTTCGCCCGCCAGGAGCTGGCGCTCAAAGAGCGCATACCCGCGCCGCTGCTTCAGGCACACGCGGCGGCCCAGGCGCTGCTGCGCCCGCTGGTGGCGGGGACCCGAGCCGCTGCGCCCTACCTCCTGCGGACCTTGCTCTACTGGGCGTGCGAGCGGCTCCCGGCTCTCTACCTGGCGCGGCCGGAAAATGCCGGCGCTTGTTGCCTTGGGCTACTGGATGAGCTGAGCCGAGTGCTAGAGGCCGGGGCGCTGCCTCATTATTTTTTGAGCGGCCGAAAGCTCCGTGTGGGAGACGGCTCCGCTGCTCTGCGCGGGGCATTGGCCCAGCTCCGCGGGGACCCTGCACAGGCCTTGCGTGAGGCTGTAGAGGAAGCCAAGGTTGCCCGCAAAGGGGGCGGTTTAGCGGGCGTAGGGGGCGGGACCCATTAA
- the Spem3 gene encoding LOW QUALITY PROTEIN: uncharacterized protein SPEM3 (The sequence of the model RefSeq protein was modified relative to this genomic sequence to represent the inferred CDS: inserted 2 bases in 1 codon), whose protein sequence is MGERIYHGAHSCSGTNFRKCQDLGDSILLILGTFILLNVGINVVTLLWKHLKSSLRILFHLYFPRDTKNLCSRTPARLHHRPGFLPGHGNHLDSWILNTNDENTSRSCWMPPQCGHGRAPTEAPWELWKEGLMGAGESSQDPATKTQASSFARPEISPQIPKISKLNMAPSSSPQDNKTKAPVDSPPHAPAQALTYTSTNTHEHLSTQSQTQTSEHSELRAQDVKHTSAHASPSRAPDFIPAFSEVPKPVKAPSPTSPCQPAPNPPYSPVKATTHSQSHALGQAQPHLLPSSSLQIPAPTPARDLAHKPKQNSACTSPQPPPKSPTYAPFQSHGHDPVPIPVHTLTHSQADVPKESQVSAHAPSHSPIHLYAHTSVPNPTSAPAPTFTPVTCVLTPVPTCAPAPALALSMTQAPVQVPTTTLTPTPSSVPSVVATFGPSFSTGHMVYDARREKPSTFPRHGSQDSRYIRKDLNILSRPQEMMGLVNSGTAEQTPKQHGGDTAEPPSGPRLGYLELGNMEWKISDHAKDKFSQPKTFPYSSVHPCRSEKKTEEVQAPLYHQFLVYAQDATPSKPCLHSPSTTQSTLTTVPAPCTLSLPLVSPRTFAVSQSNHLKPSSLTQAPSFLSTPSSPQMASSSHFSIPPQFSTISQSLIQPPNPENQNLNQGLDHQKTPSLAKDSGVLKDTGLTQQDTGLQKNPSLTPNPQLQKNPGLTQDPGFHKNPSLTTNPGFQKNPGLTQDSSLHKNPGLTLTPSVNKNLGFYKFPNHTQDLYLYTNPNGSQDSCLQKNLDISQDSGLRSPAAIQDAGVLRNHSALDGIQHPSLHKNGIFNETSGQSTLSFMQDSLVYRNAPSNQDPVINKSKDPSLGTTYERPDPCRESGGNDVTGTVQHPGVCRNVGFTQDSRPQKNQHHTEDSEVNKISGLTQEPSTHESLGLVQTSCLHKSSGLTQDSGDYKNLGLIQDSQICRVPDLIQDSDSYKSSSLINATETEKRSDLNQDVSIYSSEHSQSSNLHECSATEHDPCPHQDPALGRGSGFKPPGLTQQAIPCKDSALILDAGLAKRLSYVPGTDSAQISGSLQTVMLTPSPVKSFACKMASHKDNTKQHLPWTSVPFNQNSCPPKAQVISTDMKTFSEVPVLIELQQPSRQLDRQDWVYHPVDTVPPACQKYRQMSMPPKINWKPHYPGPGLRSGHVVFDSRQKPLVTGREKCEALCSRRFRQEAPRNSXRPRRSGDIKM, encoded by the exons ATGGGTGAACGAATCTACCACGGAGCCCATTCCTGTTCCGGCACCAACTTCAGGAAATGCCAGGATTTAGGAGATTCAATTCTCCTGATTCTGGGCACCTTCATCTTGCTCAACGTGGGAATCAATGTGGTGACTCTG CTCTGGAAGCATCTGAAGAGCTCTTTGCGGATTCTTTTCCATCTCTATTTCCCCAGAG ATACCAAGAACCTGTGTTCAAGAACCCCTGCCCGACTCCACCACCGTCCCGGTTTCCTACCTGGGCACGGCAATCACCTAGACTCTTGGATACTAAACACAAATGATGAGAACACTTCTAGGTCCTGCTGGATGCCACCCCAGTGTGGACATGGCAGAGCCCCCACAGAAGCCCCGTGGGAGCTGTGGAAAGAAGGGCTAATGGGAGCTGGAGAATCATCTCAGGACCCAGCCACGAAGACTCAAGCTTCTTCCTTCGCCAGGCCAGAGATTTCTCCCCAAATTCCAAAGATAAGCAAGCTGAACATGGCTCCATCCTCTTCACCCCAAGACAACAAGACTAAGGCACCAGTTGACAGTCCACCCCATGCTCCAGCCCAGGCTCTAACCTATACCTCAACCAACACCCATGAGCACCTCTCCACCCAGTCCCAGACTCAGACCTCAGAGCACTCTGAACTCAGGGCACAGGATGTTAAGCATACCTCAGCCCATGCATCACCATCTCGTGCACCAGACTTTATCCCAGCCTTCAGTGAAGTCCCCAAACCAGTCAAGGCTCCATCCCCAACCTCACCCTGTCAGCCAGCCCCCAACCCACCCTATTCCCCCGTCAAGGCCACAACTCACAGTCAGTCCCATGCCTTGGGTCAGgcccagccccacctcctgcCCTCTAGCTCACTCCAGATtccagccccaaccccagcccGGGATTTAGCCCACAAACCTAAGCAAAACTCAGCCTGTACATCACCTCAACCCCCACCCAAGTCTCCTACATATGCTCCCTTCCAATCCCACGGCCACGATCCAGTCCCAATCCCAGTACACACCTTGACCCACTCCCAAGCTGATGTCCCTAAAGAGTCTCAAGTCTCAGCACATGCCCCATCCCATTCTCCGATTCATTTGTATGCCCATACCTCAGTGCCCAACCCAACCTCTGCCCCAGCTCCAACCTTTACTCCAGTCACTTGTGTTCTGACCCCTGTCCCAACCTGTGCCCCAGCCCCTGCCCTAGCACTGTCCATGACTCAAGCACCTGTTCAAGTTCCCACCACCACCTTGACCCCTACCCCTTCTTCTGTTCCTTCAGTGGTGGCTACTTTTGGCCCCAGCTTTTCTACTGGCCATATGGTCTATGATGCCCGAAGAGAGAAGCCAAGCACCTTCCCCAGGCATGGCTCCCAGGACTCGAGGTACATCCGGAAGGACTTGAACATCCTCTCCAGACCCCAAGAGATGATGGGCCTAGTAAATTCTGGTACAGCTGAGCAAACACCAAAGCAGCATGGTGGGGACACTGCTGAGCCTCCTTCGGGGCCTAGGCTGGGCTACCTGGAGTTGGGGAACATGGAATGGAAGATCTCAGATCATGCCAAAGATAAGTTCTCCCAGCCCAAGACCTTCCCTTACAGCAGCGTTCATCCTTGCCGTTCTGAGAAGAAAACTGAGGAAGTCCAGGCTCCACTCTACCACCAGTTCCTGGTCTATGCCCAGGATGCCACACCCTCGAAACCCTGCCTTCACTCCCCCAGCACCACCCAGAGCACACTGACCACTGTCCCTGCTCCGTGCACTCTCTCTCTGCCGCTTGTTTCTCCCAGAACGTTTGCTGTGTCTCAGTCTAACCATCTGAAGCCTTCCAGTTTAACACAagccccctcctttctctcaactcccagTTCTCCTCAAATGGCCTCCTCTTCCCACTTCTCTATCCCTCCTCAGTTCTCCACCATCTCTCAGTCCTTAATCCAACCTCCAAACCCCGAGAATCAAAACCTTAACCAAGGCCTTGACCATCAAAAGACTCCATCACTTGCCAAGGATTCCGGAGTTCTCAAGGACACCGGCTTGACACAACAAGACACAGGACTCCAGAAGAACCCAAGCCTTACCCCAAATCCACAACTGCAGAAAAACCCAGGCCTTACCCAAGATCCAGGCTTCCACAAGAACCCAAGCCTTACCACAAATCCAGGATTCCAGAAGAACCCAGGCCTTACCCAAGATTCAAGCCTTCACAAGAACCCGGGGCTTACCTTGACCCCAAGTGTCAACAAGAACTTGGGTTTCTACAAGTTTCCAAACCATACTCAAGATCTTTACCTCTACACGAATCCAAACGGTTCTCAAGACTCTTGCCTTCAAAAGAATCTAGATATCTCTCAAGATTCTGGCCTGAGGAGTCCAGCTGCCATCCAAGATGCTGGTGTTCTCAGGAATCATTCAGCCTTAGATGGCATCCAACATCCCAGTCTCCACAAGAATGGGATATTTAATGAAACATCTGGCCAGAGTACTTTGAGCTTTATGCAAGACTCTCTGGTCTACAGGAATGCTCCATCAAACCAAGATCCTGTAATCAACAAAAGTAAAGACCCCTCCCTAGGTACCACCTATGAGAGGCCAGACCCCTGCCGAGAGTCTGGAGGTAATGATGTTACAGGAACTGTACAACATCCAGGAGTCTGCAGGAATGTAGGCTTTACCCAAGACTCTAGACCACAGAAGAACCAGCACCATACCGAAGATTCTGAAGTTAACAAAATCTCGGGACTTACCCAGGAACCTAGTACCCATGAGAGCCTAGGTCTTGTCCAAACTTCTTGCCTCCATAAGAGCTCAGGTCTCACACAAGACTCAGGAGACTACAAGAATCTAGGCCTTATCCAAGATTCTCAAATCTGTAGAGTCCCAGATCTTATCCAAGACTCTGACTCCTACAAGAGCAGCAGCCTCATCAATGCCACTGAAACCGAAAAAAGATCGGACCTTAACCAAGATGTTAGCATTTACAGTTCAGAACATAGCCAAAGCTCTAATCTTCACGAGTGCTCTGCAACAGAGCACGATCCCTGTCCTCACCAGGACCCAGCACTTGGCCGGGGCTCTGGCTTCAAGCCTCCAGGCCTTACCCAGCAAGCTATCCCCTGCAAGGACTCGGCCCTTATCCTAGATGCTGGCCTCGCCAAAAGATTAAGTTATGTTCCAGGTACAGATTCTGCCCAAATCTCAGGCTCACTTCAGACAGTAATGCTAACACCTTCCCCAGTGAAATCCTTCGCATGTAAGATGGCTTCTCATAAGGACAATACCAAGCAGCACTTACCCTGGACTTCTGTCCCCTTCAATCAAAACTCCTGCCCTCCCAAGGCCCAAGTGATCTCCACGGACATGAAAACTTTTTCAGAGGTGCCTGTACTGATTGAGCTACAGCAACCCTCCCGGCAGTTAGACAGACAAGACTGGGTATACCACCCTGTGGATACAGTTCCTCCGGCTTGCCAGAAGTATCGCCAAATGTCTATGCCTCCTAAAATCAACTGGAAGCCCCACTACCCGGGGCCAGGCCTCCGGTCAGGTCATGTGGTCTTTGATTCTCGCCAGAAACCATTAGTAACTGGCAGAGAAAAGTGTGAAGCTCTCTGTTCCAGACGCTTCCGTCAAGAGGCACCCAGAAACTC GAGACCCAGAAGGAGTGGGGATATCAAAATGTGA
- the Spem2 gene encoding uncharacterized protein SPEM2 isoform X1 yields MENQLWQNTLGCCEQYQESPQDAENILFLLLGLIILVNISINVATAMWHGLQNAIDKMIFWMNQKTEVAQVTECPPKEPQPANVQDVHIHCILDPVQVKMAQPTQCSSSSSHYFCKRSNDRRSRRRYGYQQGNLQIRQSSQQQGGLSHQQRLRNRPLSRGYPPFRKQPQGHKMSQMRPMPFFDLEDRDSLPEGHSCPHAKQPRRGWGSLCKPVRLASNVGLWGRQGGILASLPLPSLYLSPELRRLPKRVEAKSELRLQGFGPHYSQSRIWGTVEAEQWASSPPPPRRLLPNPSWVTVGYSSFPSGAHIPYDARDQWRRGTEGCEPPPAFVPRNPREVQGYRDHNSQAHRQNFSSHTHSQPNHSPPQSMGHVGYSSRESHEVRRRAPDWIEVFPSRHPLTTSTSLTALGEASYQRAPPASSGLMIPHSSQRLAEVQISDPTPPPTTFVPLSRNPGGNATYQVYDSLELKRQVQENRGRASSLPPPSTSASRPSLHRSRTGKLN; encoded by the exons ATGGAAAACCAGCTGTGGCAGAACACCCTGGGGTGCTGCGAACAATACCAAGAAAGCCCTCAGGATGCTGAGAAcatcctgttcctgctgctgggCCTCATCATTCTGGTCAACATCAGCATCAATGTGGCAACCGCG ATGTGGCATGGGCTCCAGAATGCCATAGACAAGATGATCTTTTGGATGAATCAGAAAA CAGAAGTAGCCCAGGTTACCGAATGTCCCCCCAAAGAGCCCCAACCAGCCAACGTCCAGGACGTCCACATCCACTGTATCCTGGACCCTGTACAAGTGAAGATGGCCCAACCCACacagtgttcctcttcctcttcccactaTTTTTGCAAGCGCTCTAATGACAGGCGCAGCCGCAGGCGCTACGGCTACCAACAGGGCAACCTTCAGATCCGCCAAAGCAGCCAGCAACAGGGCGGCCTCAGCCACCAGCAGAGACTTCGGAACAGGCCACTCTCCCGTGGCTACCCACCCTTTCGTAAACAACCTCAAGGCCACAAGATGTCACAGATGAGGCCAATGCCCTTTTTTGACCTGGAAGACCGAGATTCCCTTCCGGAGGGTCATTCCTGCCCGCATGCCAAGCAACCCCGTCGGGGCTGGGGTAGTTTGTGTAAGCCAGTCCGTCTGGCCTCCAATGTGGGACTGTGGGGTCGCCAGGGTGGAATCCTCGCCAGCCTCCCATTACCTTCCCTCTACCTGTCACCAGAGCTGCGCCGCTTGCCTAAGCGAGTAGAAGCCAAATCAGAACTGAGGCTACAGGGCTTCGGTCCTCATTATTCACAGTCCCGGATTTGGGGTACCGTGGAAGCTGAGCAGTGGGCCTCATCACCACCTCCTCCCCGCCGGCTGCTTCCTAACCCTTCCTGGGTCACTGTGGGTTATAGCTCTTTCCCTTCGGGGGCCCACATACCTTACGATGCCAGGGATCAGTGGAGGCGCGGgacagaaggctgtgagccaccacctgCCTTTGTACCCAGGAACCCCAGAGAGGTCCAAGGCTACCGGGACCACAACTCCCAGGCCCACCGGCAGAACTTCTCTAGCCATACTCACAGCCAACCCAACCACAGCCCACCACAATCCATGGGACACGTGGGTTACAGCTCCCGGGAATCTCACGAAGTCCGCAGGCGGGCCCCTGACTGGATTGAGGTTTTCCCCTCTCGTCATCCTCTGACCACCTCTACCTCCCTGACGGCCTTGGGTGAGGCTTCATACCAAAGGGCCCCACCAGCCAGCTCGGGCCTGATGATCCCACACTCCTCCCAGCGCTTGGCGGAAGTCCAGATTTCTGATCCAACCCCACCTCCAACCACCTTTGTTCCACTCAGTCGGAATCCAGGTGGCAATGCCACCTACCAGGTGTATGACAGCCTGGAGCTGAAGAGGCAGGTGCAGGAGAACAGAGGGCGGGCCAGCTCGCTGCCACCGCCTTCCACCTCAGCTTCAAGGCCCTCTCTGCATAGAAGCCGGACAGGGAAACTTAACTAA
- the Spem2 gene encoding uncharacterized protein SPEM2 isoform X2 — protein sequence MENQLWQNTLGCCEQYQESPQDAENILFLLLGLIILVNISINVATAMWHGLQNAIDKMIFWMNQKKVAQVTECPPKEPQPANVQDVHIHCILDPVQVKMAQPTQCSSSSSHYFCKRSNDRRSRRRYGYQQGNLQIRQSSQQQGGLSHQQRLRNRPLSRGYPPFRKQPQGHKMSQMRPMPFFDLEDRDSLPEGHSCPHAKQPRRGWGSLCKPVRLASNVGLWGRQGGILASLPLPSLYLSPELRRLPKRVEAKSELRLQGFGPHYSQSRIWGTVEAEQWASSPPPPRRLLPNPSWVTVGYSSFPSGAHIPYDARDQWRRGTEGCEPPPAFVPRNPREVQGYRDHNSQAHRQNFSSHTHSQPNHSPPQSMGHVGYSSRESHEVRRRAPDWIEVFPSRHPLTTSTSLTALGEASYQRAPPASSGLMIPHSSQRLAEVQISDPTPPPTTFVPLSRNPGGNATYQVYDSLELKRQVQENRGRASSLPPPSTSASRPSLHRSRTGKLN from the exons ATGGAAAACCAGCTGTGGCAGAACACCCTGGGGTGCTGCGAACAATACCAAGAAAGCCCTCAGGATGCTGAGAAcatcctgttcctgctgctgggCCTCATCATTCTGGTCAACATCAGCATCAATGTGGCAACCGCG ATGTGGCATGGGCTCCAGAATGCCATAGACAAGATGATCTTTTGGATGAATCAGAAAA AAGTAGCCCAGGTTACCGAATGTCCCCCCAAAGAGCCCCAACCAGCCAACGTCCAGGACGTCCACATCCACTGTATCCTGGACCCTGTACAAGTGAAGATGGCCCAACCCACacagtgttcctcttcctcttcccactaTTTTTGCAAGCGCTCTAATGACAGGCGCAGCCGCAGGCGCTACGGCTACCAACAGGGCAACCTTCAGATCCGCCAAAGCAGCCAGCAACAGGGCGGCCTCAGCCACCAGCAGAGACTTCGGAACAGGCCACTCTCCCGTGGCTACCCACCCTTTCGTAAACAACCTCAAGGCCACAAGATGTCACAGATGAGGCCAATGCCCTTTTTTGACCTGGAAGACCGAGATTCCCTTCCGGAGGGTCATTCCTGCCCGCATGCCAAGCAACCCCGTCGGGGCTGGGGTAGTTTGTGTAAGCCAGTCCGTCTGGCCTCCAATGTGGGACTGTGGGGTCGCCAGGGTGGAATCCTCGCCAGCCTCCCATTACCTTCCCTCTACCTGTCACCAGAGCTGCGCCGCTTGCCTAAGCGAGTAGAAGCCAAATCAGAACTGAGGCTACAGGGCTTCGGTCCTCATTATTCACAGTCCCGGATTTGGGGTACCGTGGAAGCTGAGCAGTGGGCCTCATCACCACCTCCTCCCCGCCGGCTGCTTCCTAACCCTTCCTGGGTCACTGTGGGTTATAGCTCTTTCCCTTCGGGGGCCCACATACCTTACGATGCCAGGGATCAGTGGAGGCGCGGgacagaaggctgtgagccaccacctgCCTTTGTACCCAGGAACCCCAGAGAGGTCCAAGGCTACCGGGACCACAACTCCCAGGCCCACCGGCAGAACTTCTCTAGCCATACTCACAGCCAACCCAACCACAGCCCACCACAATCCATGGGACACGTGGGTTACAGCTCCCGGGAATCTCACGAAGTCCGCAGGCGGGCCCCTGACTGGATTGAGGTTTTCCCCTCTCGTCATCCTCTGACCACCTCTACCTCCCTGACGGCCTTGGGTGAGGCTTCATACCAAAGGGCCCCACCAGCCAGCTCGGGCCTGATGATCCCACACTCCTCCCAGCGCTTGGCGGAAGTCCAGATTTCTGATCCAACCCCACCTCCAACCACCTTTGTTCCACTCAGTCGGAATCCAGGTGGCAATGCCACCTACCAGGTGTATGACAGCCTGGAGCTGAAGAGGCAGGTGCAGGAGAACAGAGGGCGGGCCAGCTCGCTGCCACCGCCTTCCACCTCAGCTTCAAGGCCCTCTCTGCATAGAAGCCGGACAGGGAAACTTAACTAA